In one Rutidosis leptorrhynchoides isolate AG116_Rl617_1_P2 chromosome 8, CSIRO_AGI_Rlap_v1, whole genome shotgun sequence genomic region, the following are encoded:
- the LOC139862820 gene encoding protein disulfide-isomerase 5-1-like produces the protein MKGDHHRSLITSVLLISSILLSTLMHDSKAEVITLTETTFTDKVNEKDTAWFIKFCVPWCKHCKNLGSLWEDLGKTMEGEDEIEVGEVDRGTNKPLCSKVKIGSYPTFKVFYNGEEVARYRGTKDVEAMRTFVLEETEKAAAATSAQIEGDKDL, from the exons ATGAAAGGCGATCATCATCGATCGCTTATCACTTCTGTATTACTAATTTCATCAATATTACTCTCAACTTTAATGCACGATTCAAAAGCTGAAGTCATAACCCTAACTGAAACTACCTTCACCGATAAG GTGAATGAGAAAGATACTGCTTGGTTTATAAAGTTCTGTGTTCCGTGGTGTAAGCATTG TAAGAATTTGGGTTCGTTATGGGAGGATCTTGGGAAGACGATGGAAGGGGAGGATGAGATAGAGGTTGGTGAAGTTGACCGTGGTACTAATAAACCTTTGTGTTCAAAAGTTAAGATTGGATCGTACCCTACTTTCAAGGTTTTTTATAATGGTGAAGAAGTTGCACGATATCGAG GTACAAAGGATGTTGAGGCGATGAGAACATTTGTTTTAGAAGAAACAGAAAAGGCAGCTGCGGCAACGAGTGCACAGATAGAGGGCGATAAAGATTTATGA
- the LOC139862991 gene encoding elongation factor 1-alpha, translating into MGKEKIHISIVVIGHVDSGKSTTTGHLIYKLGGIDKRVIERFEKEAAEMNKRSFKYAWVLDKLKAERERGITIDIALWKFETTKYYCTVIDAPGHRDFIKNMITGTSQADCAVLIIDSTTGGFEAGISKDGQTREHALLAFTLGVKQMICCCNKMDATTPKYSKSRYEEIVKEVSSYLKKVGYNPEKIPFVPISGFEGDNMIERSTNLDWYKGPTLLEALDAINEPKRPSDKPLRLPLQDVYKIGGIGTVPVGRVETGIIKPGMVVTFGPTGLTTEVKSVEMHHEALTEALPGDNVGFNVKNVAVKDIKRGYVASNSKDDPAKGAASFTSQVIIMNHPGQIGNGYAPVLDCHTSHIAVKFSEILTKIDRRSGKEIEKEPKFLKNGDAGMVKMLPTKPMVVETFAEYPPLGRFAVRDMRQTVAVGVIKSVDKKDPTGAKVTKAAAKKGAK; encoded by the exons ATGGGTAAGGAAAAGATTCATATCAGTATTGTCGTCATTGGACATGTCGACTCAGGCAAGTCTACAACCACTGGTCACTTGATCTACAAGCTTGGAGGTATCGACAAGCGTGTGATTGAAAGATTCGAGAAGGAAGCAGCTGAGATGAACAAAAGGTCTTTCAAATACGCATGGGTGCTTGACAAACTTAAGGCTGAGCGTGAACGTGGTATCACCATTGACATTGCCTTGTGGAAATTTGAGACCACAAAGTACTACTGCACAGTCATTGATGCCCCTGGACATCGTGATTTCATTAAGAACATGATTACTGGTACTTCTCAGGCTGATTGTGCTGTCCTCATTATCGATTCCACCACTGGTGGTTTCGAAGCTGGTATTTCAAAGGATGGTCAGACCCGTGAGCACGCTCTTCTTGCTTTCACCCTTGGTGTCAAGCAAATGATTTGCTGCTGTAACAAG ATGGATGCCACCACACCTAAATACTCGAAGTCTAGGTACGAGGAAATCGTCAAGGAAGTTTCATCCTACTTGAAGAAGGTTGGATACAACCCAGAAAAAATCCCATTTGTGCCCATTTCTGGATTTGAGGGAGACAACATGATTGAGAGGTCCACCAACCTTGACTGGTACAAGGGTCCCACCCTTCTTGAAGCTCTTGACGCTATCAACGAGCCCAAGAGACCATCAGACAAGCCACTCCGTCTACCACTTCAGGATGTTTACAAGATCGGTGGTATTGGAACTGTGCCAGTGGGACGTGTTGAGACTGGTATCATCAAGCCTGGTATGGTCGTCACTTTTGGACCAACAGGGTTGACCACTGAAGTTAAGTCAGTTGAGATGCATCATGAAGCTCTTACTGAGGCTCTACCTGGTGACAACGTTGGTTTCAACGTCAAGAACGTTGCTGTTAAGGATATCAAGCGTGGTTACGTTGCATCCAACTCTAAGGATGACCCTGCCAAGGGTGCTGCTAGCTTCACCTCGCAGGTCATCATCATGAACCACCCGGGTCAAATTGGAAACGGTTATGCACCAGTTCTTGATTGCCACACCTCACACATTGCTGTTAAGTTCTCTGAGATTTTGACCAAGATTGACAGACGATCAGGAAAGGAAATCGAGAAGGAGCCCAAGTTTTTGAAGAATGGTGATGCTGGTATGGTTAAGATGCTTCCAACTAAGCCCATGGTGGTTGAAACCTTTGCTGAGTACCCACCGCTTGGTAGGTTTGCTGTGAGAGACATGCGCCAGACGGTTGCTGTTGGTGTAATCAAGAGTGTTGACAAGAAGGACCCAACTGGAGCCAAGGTGACCAAGGCTGCAGCCAAGAAGGGAGCAAAGTGA